A DNA window from Hoplias malabaricus isolate fHopMal1 chromosome 5, fHopMal1.hap1, whole genome shotgun sequence contains the following coding sequences:
- the ccdc71 gene encoding coiled-coil domain-containing protein 71: MGTMNCEEPRMERAVLSWSRFAAAGQTALKEALKVFNPLSKDLCDTERQMLSFLQELKDEGHKPVVLRSKDVYGYRSCTTQPLTSKVGSRIQKVQKPSKKRKRKTLARNREVGYTFLSTEAKAILQNQPKILLTNLSLDTLKHAVLSKPTVPTESSVQAQQCLKLTNIKGLSGGHTARLQIHFGVDSQSPVGPSIQCPPTLSGIPISPSENGGPVSSVVALDNKKGLSCPVKVDDALIGDSAPFVCQNGISLKEADQKVQMISDEPDLMSNGFDCSDSESVRRLNAQGLGWSPQALVTNGQDMSRLNGNGLQWKVIKVDESVTDEEVRKEAQKILRVNLSPVIEIHPLLHSA; the protein is encoded by the coding sequence ATGGGTACCATGAATTGTGAAGAGCCACGTATGGAGAGGGCAGTTCTCTCCTGGTCCAGATTTGCTGCAGCTGGACAAACTGCCCTCAAGGAGGCCCTGAAGGTGTTCAATCCCTTATCCAAGGATCTATGTGACACTGAGAGGCAAATGTTGTCCTTTCTCCAGGAGTTGAAAGATGAGGGCCATAAGCCTGTGGTGCTGAGGAGCAAAGATGTTTATGGATACAGGTCTTGCACAACGCAACCTCTCACATCCAAGGTCGGCAGTAGGATTCAAAAAGTACAAAAACCTTCTAAAAAGCGAAAACGAAAGACACTGGCAAGGAACAGAGAGGTGGGTTACACTTTCCTCAGTACGGAAGCCAAGGCCATCCTCCAAAATCAACCCAAGATCCTACTGACCAACCTCTCGTTGGACACTCTCAAGCATGCCGTTCTATCAAAACCAACTGTGCCGACTGAAAGCTCTGTCCAAGCACAACAGTGCCTGAAGTTAACAAATATCAAGGGTCTGAGTGGAGGCCATACTGCAAGGTTACAAATTCACTTTGGGGTGGACTCGCAAAGCCCAGTGGGCCCCAGCATTCAGTGCCCACCGACTCTTTCGGGGATCCCAATCTCTCCTTCAGAAAATGGTGGCCCGGTGTCTAGTGTAGTAGCTTTGGACAATAAAAAGGGGTTATCCTGTCCAGTCAAAGTGGACGATGCTCTCATTGGAGACTCTGCCCCATTTGTTTGTCAGAACGGGATAAGCCTGAAGGAGGCCGACCAAAAGGTCCAAATGATATCAGACGAACCCGATCTGATGAGCAATGGCTTCGACTGCTCGGACAGTGAGTCGGTGCGGAGGCTTAACGCACAGGGTTTAGGCTGGTCTCCACAAGCACTTGTCACAAACGGCCAAGACATGTCTAGACTGAACGGAAACGGTCTTCAGTGGAAAGTCATTAAAGTGGACGAGTCTGTCACTGATGAGGAGGTGAGGAAGGAGGCTCAGAAAATCCTGAGAGTAAATTTATCGCCTGTGATAGAGATTCACCCACTTTTACACTCTGCGTAG
- the kctd6a gene encoding BTB/POZ domain-containing protein KCTD6a isoform X3, with the protein MTDPVTLNVGGHIYTTSLSTLQRYPDSMLGAMFRGDFPTARDAQGNYFIDRDGPLFRFILNFLRTSELTLPYDFKETELLRKEADFYQIEPLIQSLSDTKPLYPLDTFEQVVELSSTRKLSKYSNPVAVIITQLTITTKVHTLLQGISNNFTRWNKHMMDTRDFQVSFTFGPCDHHQEVSLRVHLVEYISKQGFTIRNTRVHHMSERANENTVEHHWTFCRLARKVED; encoded by the coding sequence ATGACAGATCCGGTGACCCTGAATGTTGGTGGCCACATATACACCACGtctctgtccactctgcagCGGTATCCAGACTCGATGCTGGGGGCCATGTTCCGTGGGGATTTCCCCACAGCGAGAGACGCTCAGGGAAATTACTTCATCGACCGAGACGGGCCGCTGTTCCGCTTCATCCTGAACTTCTTACGGACCTCAGAGCTCACTCTGCCGTACGACTTCAAAGAGACAGAGCTGCTGAGGAAAGAGGCTGATTTCTACCAGATAGAGCCGCTGATCCAGAGCCTGAGTGACACCAAGCCGCTTTATCCGCTGGACACCTTCGAGCAAGTGGTGGAGCTCTCAAGCACCCGGAAACTCTCCAAATACTCCAATCCTGTGGCCGTCATTATCACCCAACTTACCATCACCACCAAGGTTCACACCCTCCTCCAGGGCATCTCCAACAACTTCACGCGCTGGAATAAACACATGATGGACACTAGAGACTTTCAGGTGTCGTTCACTTTCGGACCTTGCGACCATCACCAGGAGGTGTCCCTCAGGGTCCACTTGGTGGAGTACATCTCCAAGCAAGGCTTCACCATTAGGAACACTCGCGTACATCACATGAGCGAGAGAGCCAATGAAAACACGGTCGAGCACCACTGGACGTTTTGCAGGCTGGCACGGAAGGTCGAAGATTGA
- the kctd6a gene encoding BTB/POZ domain-containing protein KCTD6a isoform X1, producing MDFRGSKTGQNNLRTLNDRPVLSVPRICACASVQWAGQLQRLWAELIRPSVQRETCGFWTEQKNLAQMTDPVTLNVGGHIYTTSLSTLQRYPDSMLGAMFRGDFPTARDAQGNYFIDRDGPLFRFILNFLRTSELTLPYDFKETELLRKEADFYQIEPLIQSLSDTKPLYPLDTFEQVVELSSTRKLSKYSNPVAVIITQLTITTKVHTLLQGISNNFTRWNKHMMDTRDFQVSFTFGPCDHHQEVSLRVHLVEYISKQGFTIRNTRVHHMSERANENTVEHHWTFCRLARKVED from the exons ATGGATTTTAGAGGGTCTAAAACTGGACAGAATAATCTACGGACCTTAAATGACCGTCCAGTGTTGAGTGTGCCTCGCATTTGCGCTTGCGCCTCTGTGCAGTGGGCGGGACAACTGCAGCGgttgtgggcggagcttatCCGACCGTCAGTCCAAAGGGAAACGTGTGGATTCTGGACCGAACAGAAAAACCTCGCACAG ATGACAGATCCGGTGACCCTGAATGTTGGTGGCCACATATACACCACGtctctgtccactctgcagCGGTATCCAGACTCGATGCTGGGGGCCATGTTCCGTGGGGATTTCCCCACAGCGAGAGACGCTCAGGGAAATTACTTCATCGACCGAGACGGGCCGCTGTTCCGCTTCATCCTGAACTTCTTACGGACCTCAGAGCTCACTCTGCCGTACGACTTCAAAGAGACAGAGCTGCTGAGGAAAGAGGCTGATTTCTACCAGATAGAGCCGCTGATCCAGAGCCTGAGTGACACCAAGCCGCTTTATCCGCTGGACACCTTCGAGCAAGTGGTGGAGCTCTCAAGCACCCGGAAACTCTCCAAATACTCCAATCCTGTGGCCGTCATTATCACCCAACTTACCATCACCACCAAGGTTCACACCCTCCTCCAGGGCATCTCCAACAACTTCACGCGCTGGAATAAACACATGATGGACACTAGAGACTTTCAGGTGTCGTTCACTTTCGGACCTTGCGACCATCACCAGGAGGTGTCCCTCAGGGTCCACTTGGTGGAGTACATCTCCAAGCAAGGCTTCACCATTAGGAACACTCGCGTACATCACATGAGCGAGAGAGCCAATGAAAACACGGTCGAGCACCACTGGACGTTTTGCAGGCTGGCACGGAAGGTCGAAGATTGA
- the kctd6a gene encoding BTB/POZ domain-containing protein KCTD6a isoform X2, whose product MENGDWGYMMTDPVTLNVGGHIYTTSLSTLQRYPDSMLGAMFRGDFPTARDAQGNYFIDRDGPLFRFILNFLRTSELTLPYDFKETELLRKEADFYQIEPLIQSLSDTKPLYPLDTFEQVVELSSTRKLSKYSNPVAVIITQLTITTKVHTLLQGISNNFTRWNKHMMDTRDFQVSFTFGPCDHHQEVSLRVHLVEYISKQGFTIRNTRVHHMSERANENTVEHHWTFCRLARKVED is encoded by the exons ATGGAGAATGGAGACTGGGGATACATG ATGACAGATCCGGTGACCCTGAATGTTGGTGGCCACATATACACCACGtctctgtccactctgcagCGGTATCCAGACTCGATGCTGGGGGCCATGTTCCGTGGGGATTTCCCCACAGCGAGAGACGCTCAGGGAAATTACTTCATCGACCGAGACGGGCCGCTGTTCCGCTTCATCCTGAACTTCTTACGGACCTCAGAGCTCACTCTGCCGTACGACTTCAAAGAGACAGAGCTGCTGAGGAAAGAGGCTGATTTCTACCAGATAGAGCCGCTGATCCAGAGCCTGAGTGACACCAAGCCGCTTTATCCGCTGGACACCTTCGAGCAAGTGGTGGAGCTCTCAAGCACCCGGAAACTCTCCAAATACTCCAATCCTGTGGCCGTCATTATCACCCAACTTACCATCACCACCAAGGTTCACACCCTCCTCCAGGGCATCTCCAACAACTTCACGCGCTGGAATAAACACATGATGGACACTAGAGACTTTCAGGTGTCGTTCACTTTCGGACCTTGCGACCATCACCAGGAGGTGTCCCTCAGGGTCCACTTGGTGGAGTACATCTCCAAGCAAGGCTTCACCATTAGGAACACTCGCGTACATCACATGAGCGAGAGAGCCAATGAAAACACGGTCGAGCACCACTGGACGTTTTGCAGGCTGGCACGGAAGGTCGAAGATTGA